The window CTTGGCGCTTTCGACATCGGGCTGGTCGAACGGATTGATGCCGAGGAGCCGGCCGGCGATCGCCGTGGCGTATTCCCACAGCAGGAACTGTGCGCCCAGCGAGCCGGAGACGACGGCACCGCGATCAGGGGCCGACGCGGTGGAGCCGATGAGGACCGGCAGCACATCGGCCGGTGGGTTGGTGATCTCGGGGTCGGCGATGCTCGCGGCGACGGGCAACACGCCGGTGCCGAGCTTGCCGGTCGACTCCGCGATGAGCTGTTCAGCCCAGTCCGCGAAACCGGTGATGCCGGACCCGGCGTCGGCGATCGCCACCTTGTCCTGCCGCGGGCCGGCGCCGTCAGTGTCGCCGGCCATGGCCGCGGCGAGGACGAGCGCGGGATTGTCCGGCGAATCCGACGACAACACGTCCGCGACCGCCGCCGCCTCGTCGAGCAAGGCCGCGACATCGGCACCGGCGAGCCCACTCGGCACCAGGCCGAACGCGGTCAGCGCGGAGTACCGCCCGCCGACGTTGGGGTCGGCCAGGAACAGCCGGCGATACCCGGCGCTCTGGGCGTGCTCAGCCAGCGCGGAGCCCGGGTCAGTCACTGCCACGATGCGCGAGCCGGGATCGATGCCGGCGTCGGTGAAGGCCGCCTCGTAGACCCTGCGCTGGCTGTCCGTCTCGACCGTCGACCCGGACTTGCTGGAGACCACCAGCACGGTCCGCTCGATGCGGTCGGAGAGCGCCCGGCGCACGGACGTGGGATCGGTGGTGTCGAGCACGGTGAGCTCCACCCCGGCTGTCCCGGTGATGACCTCTGGGGCCAGCGACGATCCGCCCATTCCGGCGAGCACGATCCGATCCAGCCCATCGGCGCGCAGCTGCGCCTGCAGCGCCTCGATCTCGGCGAGCAACGGACGCGACGTCTCATGCAGGTCGACCCAACCGAGCCGGATCGACGCCTCGGACTCCGCGTCCGGACCCCACAAGGTGTGGTCCTTGGCCGCGATCCGGGACGCGACCTCGGCCTCCACCAGCGTGTTCACCGCTGCCGACGTGTCGACCCGGTAGGTGGTGACGGAGAGTTCGCTCGTCACTTCGCCGCCTCCAGTCCGATGGTCGGCGCTACGGTCCTCGCTCGCTCCGCGGGCGCTCCTCGTCCCTCGTCGCGACCACTGCGCTCGCTCGTCACTTCGCTGCCTCCAACTTCGCGGTGACCGACTGCAGCAGATCGTTCCAGCTGTCGGCGAATTTCTCGACGCCTTCGTCTTCTAGCACCTGGGTGACGTCTGTCAGGTCGACCCCGGCGGCATCGATGGCGGCCAGGACCTGGCGCGCGTCGTCGTAGTTGGGGCGGATGGTGTCGCCGGTGATCCGGCCGTGGTCGGCGGTTGCCTCGAGGGTGGACTCCGGCATGGTGTTCACCGTGTCCGGCGCGACCAGCTGATCAACGTACATCGTGTCGGAGTACTCGGGGTTCTTCGTCGATGTGGACGCCCACAGGGGCCGCTGCCGCTTCGCCCCAGCGGCCTCGAGTCGCTTCCAGCGCTCAGCCGCGATCACTTCTTCATAGGCGGCGTAGGCGAGCCGGGCATTGGCCACGGCCGCTTTGCCGCGCAGCGCGAGTGCGTCGTCAGTGCCGATGGTCTCGAGCCGCTTGTCGATCTCGGCGTCGACCCGGCTGACGAAGAACGACGCGACCGAGGCGATGTTCTCGATCGACTCGCCGGCTTCCAGCCGCTGTTCCAGACCGGCCTGGTAGGCGTCCATCACTTCACGGTGGCGTTCGATGGAGAAGATCAGCGTCACGTTCACGCTGATACCCGCGGCGATGGTGGCGGTGATCGCCGGCAGCCCCGCCTTGGTGGCCGGGATCTTGATGAAGACGTTCGGGCGGTCGACGGTGGCCCACAGCTCGCGCGCCTGCGCGGTGGTGGCGTCGGTGTCGTGTGCCAGGCGGGGATCCACTTCGATGGAGACCCGGCCGTCCTGACCGCCCGTACGACGGGCGACGGGCGCCAGGACATCGGCGGCCGCGCGTACGTCGTCGGTGGTGAGGCGCCGTACGGCCGCATCGGCGTCGGCCGCCTGCCGGGCCTGCTGACGCAGGTCGTCGTCGTACAGACTGCTCTTGCTGATGGCCGCCTGGAAGATCGACGGGTTGGTGGTGACTCCGACCACATGACGCTCGTCGATCAGCTGCTTGAGGTTTCCGGTGGTCAGCCGGTCGCGGGAGAGATCGTCCAGCCACACGGCCACGCCAGCCTCGGAGAGCCTGGCCAGAGGTGCGTTATCGGTATCAGTCATGGTGTACAGCTCCGTTGCTGGGTGGGTTTTCTAGCGTCCTGCAGCGCGAGCGCTATGACACCCGGGCTGCAGGACGCAACCGG is drawn from Phytoactinopolyspora mesophila and contains these coding sequences:
- a CDS encoding glucose-6-phosphate isomerase, with the protein product MTSELSVTTYRVDTSAAVNTLVEAEVASRIAAKDHTLWGPDAESEASIRLGWVDLHETSRPLLAEIEALQAQLRADGLDRIVLAGMGGSSLAPEVITGTAGVELTVLDTTDPTSVRRALSDRIERTVLVVSSKSGSTVETDSQRRVYEAAFTDAGIDPGSRIVAVTDPGSALAEHAQSAGYRRLFLADPNVGGRYSALTAFGLVPSGLAGADVAALLDEAAAVADVLSSDSPDNPALVLAAAMAGDTDGAGPRQDKVAIADAGSGITGFADWAEQLIAESTGKLGTGVLPVAASIADPEITNPPADVLPVLIGSTASAPDRGAVVSGSLGAQFLLWEYATAIAGRLLGINPFDQPDVESAKVAARGLLDSTPAPEAAAFTADGIEVRGSAGLLDGVSSLEGAVESLLSQLDDGGYLAVMAYLDREGADAGLSEIRVPLARRTGRPATFGWGPRFLHSTGQYHKGGPPQGVFLQITGAIADDVEIPDRPFTFGQLISAQAAGDAQVLADHGRPVLRLHLTDRAAGVAKLREVLR
- the tal gene encoding transaldolase; this translates as MTDTDNAPLARLSEAGVAVWLDDLSRDRLTTGNLKQLIDERHVVGVTTNPSIFQAAISKSSLYDDDLRQQARQAADADAAVRRLTTDDVRAAADVLAPVARRTGGQDGRVSIEVDPRLAHDTDATTAQARELWATVDRPNVFIKIPATKAGLPAITATIAAGISVNVTLIFSIERHREVMDAYQAGLEQRLEAGESIENIASVASFFVSRVDAEIDKRLETIGTDDALALRGKAAVANARLAYAAYEEVIAAERWKRLEAAGAKRQRPLWASTSTKNPEYSDTMYVDQLVAPDTVNTMPESTLEATADHGRITGDTIRPNYDDARQVLAAIDAAGVDLTDVTQVLEDEGVEKFADSWNDLLQSVTAKLEAAK